TTCTTGCCCGGCAGGAGCACCGGGGGGCCGGCCTCGGGTGTCACACTAACCCGGTGAGTGTACCGGCGCTGTCGGCGAACTTGTCGGTTTCGACTCCCATCTTTTGCGCCACCGACAGCAGGACGCTCGAAAGGGGAGGGGACTTGGTCGGGTTGTGGGCCAAATGGGAACCGAGTTTCAGCCCGAGTTTTCGCCCGCCGGCCACGAGGAGCGGCAAGTTCTTGGGCGAGTGCTCTCCGCCGGCCCCGCTGTTCATCCCCGACCCGTACACGACCACGGTGCGGTCGAGCACCGTGCCGTCCCCCTCGGGGGTGGCCTTCATCAGGCCCAAGAACCGCCCGAGTTTCGACAGGTGGAAGCGGTCGATGGCCGCGAGTTTGCTGAGCATCCCCGCGTCCCCCCCGTGGTGCGACAACTCGTGGTGGTTCTCCCCGCTCCCGCCGTACCCGCTCGCCTCGCGGCTCCACTCGAACGTCACGACCCGCGTCACGTCCGTCACGAACGCGAGGTACGACAGCTCCAGCATGACGTCGAGCCACATGGGGCGGTCGTGGCCGTCCATCGGTTTGCTGCCGAGTTGCAACCCGGTATCTTTGACGTTCGGTTTCGGCCGGTCCACCCAGCTCTGCATCCGCTCGACCTGTTTCTCGGTGGACCGGACGCTGCTCAGGTACTCGTCCAGCTTCCGCCGGTCCGTTGCCCCCAACTTGCCGTTGAGCGCGGCGGACTCGGCCGCGACGTCGTCGAGGATCGACCGCCGCTCGGCGTGCCGTTTTAGCGCTGCGGCCCGGTCCCCAACGGTATCGGGAACGAATAGTCGATCGAACAGGCGCCGGGGCGAGTTCTCGGCCGGGAGCGGCGTACCGTTCGCGTCAAACGAGAGAGTGTTACTGTGCCCGGCCCCGCCGGTGCCGGACATGTCGGAGAGCTGGAGCGACGGGAACCGGGTCTGCTTGCCGTGGAGCTGGGCCGCGAGCTGATCGACCGACACGCCGTTCGTGTAGTCGGCCCCGGGCTTCGCCTTCAGGTTCGCGGCGGTGAGCCACGTGTCGGCCCCACTGTGCCCGCCCTGCGCCGCGGGGTGCCCGAGCCCCGAAACGACGGTGACGTCCGAGCGGAAGTCTTTGAGCGCCTCGAGCGTGGGCGAAAGGGTGTACTTCTCGCCGCTGTCCTTTGGCACCCACTCGAGGATGTTGACGCCGTTGGGCACGTAGCAACAGATCATCCGAGGCACTGCGGCGACCGACGATTTGGCCCACGGCTTGAACGTGGACGGTGCCGACTGGAGCCGCGGCAGCATGGCGTCGAGGAACGGCAGCGCCAGCGCGGCGCCGGCGGCGCGAAGGACCGTGCGCCGGGACAAGGGCTGCTGGTACACGATTAAGGCTCCGGTGGAAGGTGAACCCGCGGCGCACGCGGCCCGTCTCATTTCGTCTCGAACGGGTCGCACGTGGCGACGAAGCGGAT
The Gemmata palustris DNA segment above includes these coding regions:
- a CDS encoding DUF1552 domain-containing protein: MYQQPLSRRTVLRAAGAALALPFLDAMLPRLQSAPSTFKPWAKSSVAAVPRMICCYVPNGVNILEWVPKDSGEKYTLSPTLEALKDFRSDVTVVSGLGHPAAQGGHSGADTWLTAANLKAKPGADYTNGVSVDQLAAQLHGKQTRFPSLQLSDMSGTGGAGHSNTLSFDANGTPLPAENSPRRLFDRLFVPDTVGDRAAALKRHAERRSILDDVAAESAALNGKLGATDRRKLDEYLSSVRSTEKQVERMQSWVDRPKPNVKDTGLQLGSKPMDGHDRPMWLDVMLELSYLAFVTDVTRVVTFEWSREASGYGGSGENHHELSHHGGDAGMLSKLAAIDRFHLSKLGRFLGLMKATPEGDGTVLDRTVVVYGSGMNSGAGGEHSPKNLPLLVAGGRKLGLKLGSHLAHNPTKSPPLSSVLLSVAQKMGVETDKFADSAGTLTGLV